In Opitutaceae bacterium TAV5, one genomic interval encodes:
- a CDS encoding RND transporter codes for MAPSSSAPRSGFRRSRKLLLLVLGLALAGAGAGVWFHYRNRARPVTVTVEPAALRTIIQTVSATGKIQPEVEVKISPEVAGEIIELPFREGASVKKGDLLVRIKPDNYQAQVEQQEASLADARARHLQTQAQLLKSEADFRRATDLFKKGLISDADHLAAKTDLDIARTSVDAAAANIRRTEGTLRQSRDLLEKTTVYSPLDGTVSSLTSELGERVVATGQFAGTEIMRIANLDEMEVRVQVNENDVVNVKIGDLARITIDAWPRRRFSGIVKEIASTARTTGANTQEEVTNFEVRVRIADRDVPLRPGMSASADIETRTATGVISVPIQSVAVRSRQSGQTLEELAAARETAAQANAGDSNGSGALRAATAVNEKQRQTLEQADHDSLQRVVFVVRGNTVKQVPVETGISNTTHMEIRTGVAVGDRVVSGSYSAITRTLKDGSLVETERASNPTP; via the coding sequence ATGGCTCCCTCGTCGTCTGCCCCCCGTTCCGGATTCCGCCGCTCCCGCAAGCTCCTCCTCCTTGTCCTCGGTCTTGCCCTTGCCGGCGCGGGTGCCGGCGTGTGGTTCCACTACCGCAACCGCGCCCGGCCCGTGACCGTAACCGTGGAGCCCGCCGCCCTCCGCACGATCATCCAGACCGTATCCGCCACCGGCAAGATCCAGCCCGAGGTCGAGGTCAAGATTTCACCCGAGGTCGCCGGCGAGATCATCGAACTGCCTTTCCGCGAAGGCGCGTCCGTGAAAAAAGGCGACCTCCTCGTCCGCATCAAACCCGACAACTACCAGGCCCAGGTCGAGCAACAGGAAGCCTCCCTCGCCGACGCGCGGGCCCGCCACCTCCAGACGCAGGCCCAGCTCCTCAAGAGCGAGGCCGATTTCCGCCGCGCCACCGACCTCTTCAAAAAGGGCCTCATCTCCGACGCCGACCACCTCGCCGCCAAAACCGATCTCGATATCGCCCGCACCTCCGTCGACGCCGCCGCCGCCAACATCCGCCGCACCGAAGGCACGCTCAGGCAGTCCCGCGACCTCCTCGAAAAGACCACCGTGTACTCCCCGCTCGACGGCACCGTCAGTTCCCTGACCAGCGAACTCGGCGAGCGCGTCGTCGCCACCGGACAGTTTGCCGGCACCGAAATCATGCGCATCGCCAACCTCGACGAGATGGAGGTGCGCGTGCAGGTGAACGAAAACGACGTCGTCAACGTCAAGATCGGCGACCTCGCCCGTATCACCATCGACGCCTGGCCGCGCCGCCGTTTCAGCGGCATCGTCAAGGAGATCGCCTCCACCGCCAGGACCACCGGCGCCAATACCCAGGAAGAAGTGACCAACTTCGAAGTGCGCGTGCGCATCGCCGACCGCGACGTGCCGCTGCGCCCCGGCATGAGCGCCAGCGCCGATATCGAAACCCGGACCGCCACCGGCGTCATCAGCGTGCCGATCCAGTCCGTCGCGGTCCGCAGCCGCCAGTCGGGACAAACACTCGAGGAACTGGCCGCCGCCCGCGAGACCGCCGCCCAGGCAAATGCCGGCGACAGCAACGGCAGCGGCGCCCTCCGCGCCGCCACCGCCGTCAACGAGAAACAGAGGCAGACCCTCGAACAGGCCGACCACGATTCCCTGCAACGCGTCGTTTTCGTCGTCCGCGGCAACACCGTGAAGCAGGTTCCGGTCGAGACCGGCATTTCCAACACCACGCACATGGAGATCAGGACCGGCGTCGCCGTCGGCGACCGCGTTGTCAGCGGCAGTTACAGCGCCATCACCCGCACGCTGAAAGACGGCTCCCTGGTAGAGACGGAAAGAGCAAGCAACCCCACCCCATGA